One stretch of Chthoniobacterales bacterium DNA includes these proteins:
- a CDS encoding ferritin, translating into MLTSKKVIKAINEQIGYEFSASMQYYAIAAHFAEEALPQLSTHFFQQAEEEKEHALRFIKYVVDAGGHVVIPAIDAPESKFKNPEQAVKLSLDQEVKVTHQINALVELARAENDYITINFLQWFLTEQLEEVSSMDNLLKIVQRAGSNLLQADEYLARVGVRTMAAPKGE; encoded by the coding sequence ATGCTCACAAGTAAAAAAGTCATCAAGGCGATCAACGAACAGATCGGGTACGAATTCAGCGCCTCGATGCAGTATTACGCGATAGCGGCGCATTTCGCGGAGGAGGCATTGCCGCAGTTGTCGACCCATTTTTTCCAGCAGGCGGAGGAGGAGAAGGAACATGCGCTGCGCTTCATTAAATACGTCGTTGATGCCGGTGGGCATGTGGTGATTCCGGCGATCGATGCGCCGGAGTCGAAATTCAAAAATCCGGAGCAGGCGGTAAAGCTTTCGCTCGACCAGGAGGTCAAGGTGACGCACCAGATCAATGCGCTGGTCGAGCTGGCGCGGGCGGAGAACGATTACATCACGATCAATTTTCTCCAGTGGTTCCTGACGGAGCAGCTCGAGGAGGTTTCGTCGATGGATAATCTCTTGAAGATTGTGCAGCGGGCGGGAAGCAATCTCTTGCAGGCGGATGAATACCTCGCGCGGGTCGGGGTTAGGACGATGGCCGCGCCGAAGGGAGAATAA